From one Trifolium pratense cultivar HEN17-A07 linkage group LG1, ARS_RC_1.1, whole genome shotgun sequence genomic stretch:
- the LOC123901489 gene encoding uncharacterized protein LOC123901489: MLKQAIGRICSRGNVYVSEGNRVLTSIYVPLCCFHNGQANMAPRSFFGVEDFVDDDNSRPYTYQKGKKSKNPNKHISFKQRTVAYMEPFTLDVFISKRFVSASLTHRVTSKQVAVAGTNSKDIKAVLRSRSDIPACIAIGRILAERAMEADVYTASYTPRDRDKFEGKIRAVVQSLIDNGVDLKVYLD, encoded by the exons ATGTTGAAGCAAGCAATTGGAAGAATTTGCAGCAGAGGAAATGTTTATGTTTCTGAAGGAAACAGAGTTTTGACTTCGATTTATGTGCCTTTGTGTTGTTTCCACAATGGACAA GCAAATATGGCTCCTAGAAGTTTTTTCGGTGTAGAGGATTTCGTCGATGATGACAACAGCCGACCTTATACATACCAGAAAGGGAAGAAGTCAAAGAATCCAAACAAGCATATATCGTTCAAACAAAGAACGGTTGCCTACATGGAGCCTTTTACACTTGACGTGTTTATCTCAAAACGATTTGTATCAGCTTCACTCACTCATAGAGTGACTAGTAAACAGGTTGCAGTTGCAGGTACCAACTCCAAGGACATTAAAGCTGTTCTTAGATCTCGATCAGACATACCAGCATGCATAGCCATTGGTCGGATTTTAGCTGAACGAGCAATGGAAGCTGATGTTTACACTGCTTCGTATACTCCAAGGGATCGGGATAAGTTTGAAGGGAAAATCAGAGCTGTAGTTCAGTCACTTATCGATAATGGGGTTGATCTCAAGGTTTATCTTGATTGA